One region of Puntigrus tetrazona isolate hp1 unplaced genomic scaffold, ASM1883169v1 S000000130, whole genome shotgun sequence genomic DNA includes:
- the LOC122332653 gene encoding sulfotransferase 2B1-like — MTEAELYSVYKGVYVPKDLHPPESLKYCEDFAFRPDDVLIVTYPKSGTTWMQEVVPLIVSEGDLTPVLTVPNWDRVPWLEEHRAILLGLEQRPSPRVFATHFHRHMMNESYFKTKPRVLYVMRNPKDVFTSSFHYYGMASYLVNPGSQDEFMEKFLDGTIMFGSWFDHVKSWINAEEKESILYVFYEEMIADLKGSVEKIAKFLGKSLSPDVTEKIAEHCVFKNMKQNKMSNFSLVPEQYMDQKKSEFLRKGIAGDWKNLFTQAQEQRFNAVYEDKMKDVTFKFMWD, encoded by the exons ATGACGGAGGCTGAGCTGTACTCAGTGTATAAAGGTGTGTACGTGCCGAAGGACCTGCATCCTCCAGAAAGCCTGAAATACTGCGAGGACTTCGCTTTCCGTCCAGACGACGTCCTGATCGTCACTTACCCCAAATCCG GAACAACATGGATGCAGGAGGTGGTTCCTCTGATCGTGAGCGAGGGTGATCTGACCCCGGTGCTGACCGTGCCGAACTGGGACCGAGTGCCATGGCTGGAGGAGCACCGGGCCATCCTGCTCGGTCTGGAGCAGAGACCTTCTCCGCGCGTCTTTGCTACTCACTTCCATCGCCACATGATGAACGAGTCCTACTTCAAAACCAAGCCCagg GTTCTCTATGTCATGCGTAACCCGAAAGACGTGTTCACTTCCTCGTTTCACTACTACGGAATGGCCTCGTACCTCGTGAACCCAGGGAGCCAAGACGAGTTCATGGAGAAGTTCCTCGACGGGACAA TCATGTTCGGCTCCTGGTTTGATCATGTGAAGAGCTGGATTAATGCTGAAGAAAAGGAGTCCATACTGTACGTTTTCTACGAGGAGATGATCGCC GACCTGAAAGGCTCCGTGGAGAAAATCGCCAAGTTTCTCGGCAAGTCTCTGAGTCCGGACGTGACGGAGAAGATCGCCGAGCACTGCGTCTTCAAgaacatgaaacaaaacaaaatgtccaACTTTTCTCTGGTTCCGGAGCAATACATGGACCAGAAAAAATCGGAGTTCCTGAGGAAAG GAATCGCCGGGGACTGGAAGAATCTGTTCACCCAGGCCCAAGAGCAGCGATTTAATGCCGTGTACGAAGACAAGATGAAAGATGTGACATTCAAGTTTATGTGGGactga